A genomic segment from Aegilops tauschii subsp. strangulata cultivar AL8/78 chromosome 1, Aet v6.0, whole genome shotgun sequence encodes:
- the LOC109739984 gene encoding uncharacterized protein, whose product MDGPRRDRRHHRKAAPAGAASSYGDVFGGPPRFAAAPFGAAVVGPPLDYAEVFGGAAAACSIPYLDLPPVAAAPSGAASAGDYREIFGRFGFADFAAPYEDLFGDAPAPAPAPEQLHEEEIASSSGGSSYRSLINNESRLDAEQSTLHQHFKEHESSPIPSLPDSREFVMSYYKTTQAKPDDLVEMTTCTVHPSVDYVVGSSNFKPAPATNHVSKMDNGIMANGDRGKKSTSTSVTANVRSPESDFTFDQKQHIPECPPLSENVSAKESNQKSDSHATPSNGKPFADYAFMRVSTPTVQTQPKVPLQPLGQQPKVLNKKESAAKGDFHFANHSGTPTSVHTPASTKLARAEKRADAALSNTEGNPSSAAAAMKEAMEYAEARLRAAKELMERKGDSFKIRKKPSHHRSTRSVEIKAPVEVYAFEENLSVKKPANEKNDSENFVFDRHQQVSAVGSNHHDDSGKMVLPLKKPQQMMRTHTMPCQTSSNIEKLGNWRSGDEYFELTGDYQKCQNGTVRGKEDNWERSKPVTEPSEGQKAKTKVTTQGSGLERYKKLWDVSGASDLGVKEENQKEVSTVPMEKGEDTTILETSTDNMAHKGIDNTQLEGLLIVENSEGSHDDGSFELPCMSEITPEVDFIKDVPNSLSASSSANYATDLGNSSMSEGSLTGTSEEPKNSEGGLEVRYDDEMQCISGNSKTSQEPPEVANVGNSQASQIKSLILEELEGSCVTQASPRVQSKSELEAETYGREKFSFVGESYLHNENEKISEVPRESLISEVKKAEGEVELRPHAHSEESVPDEDVECPEESDITQQTNNPVVSTMLNVFEIASKFIKGDLDQEIQGSLGPVEVKNRTEEGTDRLESDGKGKEAEKPHSENSGKTDVEVESAHDTDRLESDCESKEAENSTSENSVKTDAGEESAHANQEEPTTSASDTNKGESVVDAQGNITVDEMGSAVSSGDEVTINCANDGPTRLAVNTTVDEMGSAASSGDEVTIKSANDGPTRLTVNTKDEPTSCPEMSTGLQQLPQNVESATSQTSNANVPIADKTKEACKEAERELATTFEENGSVNRMEGKDSRERRSKAEPKHQHCHLEKSDSATSQTSYENVPGVDKTKEVCREAERELPTERHTTFQEEKSRVNTMEGKDSRERISKAEPKHQHSHLEKSDSVPKPAEKPSPVSAEVSGKETPRVQRTKEKGGIAEKEREKKDKEASRRLEEAKERQKILEKERENAEVSERKKLEEEEREREKERVKDKLAVERATREAQAVERAIREAHERSFNEAREKAEKMALERIAAARQRASAEAKLKEERANAEARIKAERAAVERATAEARERAIKKAKAEKAAAEARERREQIRSSSKDVRQDNQFQRATSSGFVRNTDSSSKVVDSESALRHKARIERHQRTTERVSKALAEKNMRDLMAQREQAEKNRLADFLDPEVKRWSNGKEGNLRALLSTLQYILGADSGWQPVPLTDLITAAAVKKAYRKATLCVHPDKVQQRGATIRQKYICEKVFDLLKDAWNKFTSEER is encoded by the exons ATCATTGATAAACAATGAATCTAGGCTGGATGCTGAGCAATCTACACTTCATCAACACTTCAAAGAGCATGAGTCTTCTCCAATTCCCTCACTTCCGGATAGTCGGGAATTCGTCATGTCATATTACAAGACTACCCAAGCGAAACCGGATGATCTAGTTGAGATGACTACTTGCACAGTTCACCCTTCAGTCGATTATGTGGTTGGTTCTTCCAATTTTAAACCTGCCCCAGCAACTAACCATGTTTCAAAAATGGATAATGGTATAATGGCTAATGGAGACAGAGGGAAGAAATCTACATCAACCTCCGTGACTGCCAATGTGAGAAGTCCTGAGAGTGACTTCACTTTTGATCAAAAGCAGCACATACCAGAATGTCCACCTCTTTCCGAAAATGTTTCTGCGAAGGAAAGTAACCAGAAATCTGATAGTCATGCAACACCCAGTAACGGAAAACCTTTTGCAGATTATGCATTTATGAGGGTATCTACTCCTACTGTGCAAACACAACCAAAAGTACCATTACAACCTTTGGGACAGCAACCTAAAGTGCTCAACAAGAAAGAAAGTGCAGCAAAAGGAGACTTCCATTTTGCAAATCACAGTGGCACTCCAACTTCTGTTCACACCCCTGCAAGTACCAAGCTTGCTCGGGCCGAAAAAAGAGCTGATGCTGCTTTGTCTAATACCGAGGGCAATCCCAGTTCTGCTGCAGCCGCTATGAAGGAGGCAATGGAATATGCTGAGGCTAGGCTAAGAGCTGCAAAGGAACTGATGGAGAGAAAAGGTGACAGTTTTAAAATTAGGAAGAAGCCAAGTCATCATAGAAGCACAAGATCTGTAGAAATCAAGGCTCCTGTAGAAGTATATGCATTTGAAGAAAATCTGTCAGTGAAAAAGCCAGCAAATGAAAAAAACGACTCTGAGAATTTTGTGTTTGACAGGCACCAACAAGTTAGTGCAGTCGGATCAAATCATCACGATGATAGTGGAAAAATGGTACTGCCATTGAAGAAGCCTCAGCAGATGATGCGAACTCACACTATGCCCTGTCAAACCTCCAGTAATATAGAGAAATTAGGTAACTGGAGATCAGGTGATGAATATTTTGAGCTCACTGGAGATTATCAGAAATGCCAGAATGGTACAGTCAGAGGGAAGGAAGATAACTGGGAGAGATCAAAGCCTGTCACTGAACCCAGCGAGGGTCAAAAGGCTAAAACTAAAGTTACCACACAAGGCTCTGGCCTGGAAAGATACAAAAAACTGTGGGATGTTAGTGGTGCCAGCGATTTGGGAGTGAAAGAGGAAAATCAGAAAGAAGTCAGTACAGTTCCAATGGAGAAAGGGGAGGATACTACAATTCTGGAAACTTCTACAGACAATATGGCACATAAAGGTATTGATAACACTCAGTTGGAGGGGCTTCTGATTGTTGAAAATTCTGAAGGAAGTCATGATGATGGGAGTTTTGAGCTTCCTTGTATGAGTGAGATCACTCCCGAAGTAGACTTCATCAAGGACGTTCCTAATTCATTATCGGCTTCCTCTTCTGCTAACTATGCTACTGATCTAGGTAACAGTAGTATGAGTGAAGGTTCACTAACAGGAACATCAGAGGAGCCAAAAAATAGTGAAGGAGGACTAGAGGTAAGATATGATGATGAGATGCAATGCATTTCAGGGAATAGTAAAACATCACAAGAACCTCCAGAAGTTGCTAATGTTGGTAATTCCCAGGCAAGTCAAATTAAATCGTTGATTTTAGAGGAACTTGAAGGATCTTGTGTAACTCAAGCTTCTCCAAGGGTACAGAGTAAATCTGAGCTTGAAGCTGAAACTTATGGAAGGGAGAAGTTTAGTTTTGTAGGTGAATCTTACCTACATAATGAAAATGAGAAGATAAGTGAAGTACCCCGCGAATCGCTAATCTCCGAAGTAAAGAAAGCTGAAGGTGAGGTGGAACTTCGTCCACACGCACATTCTGAAGAGTCAGTTCCAGATGAGGATGTTGAATGTCCTGAAGAGAGTGACATTACTCAGCAAACCAATAATCCGGTAGTATCAACCATGCTGAACGTATTTGAGATAGCCAGCAAGTTCATCAAAGGAGACCTTGATCAAGAAATCCAGGGTTCATTAGGGCCCGTCGAAGTGAAAAATAGAACAGAAGAAGGGACTGATAGACTTGAGTCTGATGGTAAAGGGAAAGAAGCAGAAAAACCCCACTCAGAAAACAGTGGGAAGACAGATGTTGAAGTAGAGTCAGCTCATGATACTGATAGACTTGAGTCAGATTGTGAAAGTAAAGAAGCAGAAAACTCCACCTCAGAAAACAGTGTGAAGACAGACGCTGGAGAAGAATCAGCTCATGCTAACCAGGAGGAGCCAACAACATCTGCATCTGATACCAACAAAGGAGAAAGTGTTGTGGATGCACAGGGTAATATAACAGTTGATGAAATGGGCAGTGCAGTGAGTTCTGGAGATGAAGTTACCATCAACTGTGCTAATGATGGTCCCACCAGATTAGCAGTAAATACAACAGTTGATGAAATGGGCAGTGCAGCGAGTTCTGGAGATGAAGTTACTATCAAATCTGCTAATGATGGTCCCACCAGATTAACAGTAAATACAAAGGACGAGCCAACTTCCTGTCCAGAAATGAGTACTGGCTTGCAGCAATTACCTCAAAATGTGGAATCTGCCACTTCTCAGACATCTAATGCAAATGTTCCAATTGCTGACAAGACCAAGGAGGCGTGCAAAGAAGCAGAAAGAGAATTGGCTACAACATTTGAAGAGAATGGCAGTGTAAATAGAATGGAAGGGAAAGACTCTAGAGAAAGGAGATCAAAGGCAGAACCAAAGCATCAACATTGTCATCTGGAGAAGAGTGACAGTGCTACTTCTCAGACATCTTATGAAAATGTTCCTGGTGTTGACAAGACCAAAGAGGTGTGCAGAGAAGCAGAAAGAGAATTACCCACAGAAAGACATACAACGTTTCAAGAAGAGAAAAGCAGGGTAAATACAATGGAAGGAAAGGACTCTAGAGAAAGGATATCAAAGGCAGAACCAAAGCATCAACATTCTCATTTAGAGAAGAGTGACAGTGTACCAAAACCTGCAGAAAAGCCATCCCCAGTTTCTGCCGAGGTGTCAGGAAAAGAGACACCTAGGGTTCAGAGAACCAAAGAGAAGGGAGGTATAGCAGAAAAGGAAAGAGAGAAGAAGGACAAAGAGGCTTCTCGAAGACTGGAAGAGGCAAAAGAAAGGCAAAAGATATTGgagaaagaaagagaaaatgcCGAAGTCAGTGAAAGGAAAAAATTGGAAGAGGAGGAAAGGGAGAGGGAAAAGGAAAGGGTAAAGGATAAGCTTGCTGTTGAAAGAGCTACAAGAGAAGCCCAGGCTGTTGAAAGAGCTATAAGAGAAGCTCACGAGAGGTCTTTTAATGAAGCTCGTGAAAAGGCAGAAAAAATGGCGTTGGAAAGGATTGCAGCAGCACGGCAAAGGGCTTCTGCAGAGGCCAAGCTAAAAGAAGAGAGGGCAAATGCCGAAGCTCGGATAAAAGCAGAAAGGGCTGCAGTCGAGAGAGCAACTGCAGAAGCTCGGGAGAGGGCGATTAAGAAGGCCAAGGCCGAGAAGGCTGCTGCAGAGGCAAGAGAACGCAGAGAACAGATCAGATCCTCTTCCAAG GATGTTCGACAGGACAATCAGTTTCAGAGGGCAACTTCCAGTGGTTTCGTAAGAAACACAGATTCTAGTAGCAAAG TGGTTGATTCCGAGTCGGCTTTAAGGCATAAGGCAAGAATAGAGAGGCATCAACGCACAACTGAGCGTGTG TCAAAAGCACTCGCGGAGAAGAACATGCGTGACCTGATGGCTCAAAGAGAACAGGCAGAGAAAAAT AGGTTGGCCGATTTCCTGGACCCTGAGGTCAAGAGGTGGTCGAATGGAAAGGAAGGAAACCTGAGAGCCTTGTTGTCCACTCTGCAATAT ATCCTTGGAGCTGACAGTGGCTGGCAACCAGTGCCGCTTACCGATCTCATCACAGCCGCTGCCGTGAAGAAAGCCTACAGGAAGGCGACCCTCTGCGTCCATCCGGACAAGGTGCAGCAAAGGGGCGCGACGATCAGGCAGAAGTACATCTGTGAAAAGGTCTTCGATCTTCTAAAG GATGCTTGGAACAAGTTCACCTCGGAGGAGCGCTAG
- the LOC109739994 gene encoding glucose-1-phosphate adenylyltransferase large subunit, chloroplastic/amyloplastic: MSSMQFSSVLPLEGKACVSPVRREGSASERLKVGDSSSIRHERASRRMCNGGRGPAATGAQCVLTSDASPADTLVLRTSFRRNYADPNEVAAVILGGGTGTQLFPLTSTRATPAVPIGGCYRLIDIPMSNCFNSGINKIFVMTQFNSASLNRHIHRTYLGGGINFTDGSVEVLAATQMPGEAAGWFRGTADAVRKFIWVLEDYYKNKSIEHILILSGDQLYRMDYMELVQKHVDDNADITLSCAPVGESRASEYGLVKFDSSGRVVQFSEKPKGDDLEAMKVDTSFLNFAIDDPAKYPYIASMGVYVFKRDVLLNLLKSRYAELHDFGSEILPRALHDHNVQAYVFTDYWEDIGTIRSFFDANMALCEQPPKFEFYDPKTPFFTSPRYLPPTKSDKCRIKEAIISHGCFLRECKIEHSIIGVRSRLNSGSELKNAMMMGADSYETEDEISRLMSEGKVPIGVGENTKISNCIIDMNARIGRDVVISNKEGVQEADRPEEGYYIRSGIVVIQKNATIKDGTVV; encoded by the exons ATGTCATCGATGCAGTTCAGCAGCGTGCTGCCCCTGGAGGGCAAAGCGTGCGTCTCCCCCGTCAGGAGAGAGGGCTCCGCCTCCGAGCGCCTCAAGGTCGGGGACAGCAGCAGCATCAGGCACGAGAGGGCCTCCAGGAGGATGTGCAACGGCGGCAggggccccgccgccaccggcgcgCAGTGCGTGCTCACCTCCGACGCCAGCCCAGCAGACACCCTT GTTCTCCGGACGTCCTTCCGCAGGAATTACGCCGATCCGAACGAGGTCGCGGCCGTCATACTCGGCGGTGGCACCGGGACTCAGCTCTTCCCTCTCACAAGCACAAGGGCCACACCTGCT GTTCCTATTGGAGGATGTTACAGGCTCATCGATATTCCCATGAGCAACTGCTTCAACAGTGGCATCAACAAGATATTCGTCATGACGCAGTTCAACTCGGCCTCTCTTAATCGTCACATTCACCGCACCTACCTTGGCGGGGGAATCAATTTCACTGATGGATCTGTTGAG GTATTGGCCGCGACGCAAATGCCCGGGGAGGCTGCTGGATGGTTCCGCGGAACAGCGGATGCCGTCAGAAAATTTATCTGGGTGCTTGAG GACTATTATAAGAATAAATCCATAGAGCACATTTTGATCTTGTCGGGCGATCAGCTTTATCGCATGGATTACATGGAGCTTGTGCAG AAACATGTGGATGACAATGCTGACATTACTTTATCATGTGCCCCTGTTGGAGAGAG CCGGGCATCTGAGTACGGGCTAGTGAAGTTCGACAGTTCAGGCCGTGTGGTCCAATTTTCTGAGAAGCCAAAGGGTGACGATCTGGAAGCGATG AAAGTGGACACCAGTTTTCTCAATTTCGCCATCGACGACCCTGCTAAATATCCATACATTGCTTCTATGGGAGTCTATGTCTTCAAAAGAGATGTTCTGCTCAACCTTCTAAA GTCAAGATACGCAGAACTACATGACTTTGGGTCTGAAATCCTCCCGAGAGCTCTGCATGACCACAATGTACAG GCTTATGTCTTCACTGACTACTGGGAGGACATTGGAACAATCAGATCCTTCTTCGATGCGAACATGGCCCTCTGCGAGCAG CCCCCAAAGTTCGAGTTTTATGATCCCAAAACTCCCTTCTTCACCTCGCCTCGATACTTGCCACCAACAAAGTCAGACAAGTGCAGG ATCAAAGAAGCGATCATTTCGCACGGCTGCTTCTTGCGTGAATGCAAAATCGAGCACTCCATCATCGGCGTTCGTTCACGCCTAAACTCCGGAAGCGAGCTCAAG AACGCGATGATGATGGGCGCGGACTCGTACGAGACCGAGGACGAGATATCGAGGCTGATGTCGGAGGGCAAGGTCCCCATCGGCGTCGGGGAGAACACAAAGATCAG CAACTGCATCATCGACATGAACGCGAGGATAGGAAGGGACGTGGTCATCTCAAACAAGGAG GGAGTGCAAGAAGCCGACAGGCCGGAGGAGGGGTACTACATCAGGTCCGGGATCGTGGTGATCCAGAAGAACGCGACCATCAAGGACGGCACCGTCGTGTAG